One window of the Trifolium pratense cultivar HEN17-A07 linkage group LG2, ARS_RC_1.1, whole genome shotgun sequence genome contains the following:
- the LOC123908044 gene encoding pentatricopeptide repeat-containing protein At1g62930, chloroplastic-like — protein sequence MSSLFLRLTRFPSKPFFPFTLRLFSHSHNVNDAIYSFNRMLQMRNTPSIIEFTKILGSLVKTKNNYSTVISLSHQMEFHGIRSDIFTITILINCYCHIGQMTYAFSLLGKILKTGYQPNIVTLNTLINGLCLNNEIQKALYFHDDLIAKGFQLNHVSYGTLINGLCKMGHTTPALQLLRRLEKGSVKPDLVIYTTIIDSMCKDKLVDDACQLFSEMVIKGISPTVVTYSALIYGFCIVNKLKEAIVLLNEMVSKNINPDVYTFNILIDAFCKEGKMKEAKSVLAMMMKQGIKPDVATYSTLMDGFCLRNEVSKAKYIFNTMVQRGMMPNVKSYSIMINGFCKSKTLDEAINLFEEMHFKNIFPNKVTYNTLIDGLCKSGRISYAWELVDEMSDRGQQPDVITYNSFLHTLCKNHELDKAIALVKKINDQGIMPDLYTYSILIDGLCKGGRLNDALKVFNDLLAKGYNLNVVIYNTMICGLCNEGLFDEALDLLSKMEDKGCFPDAVTFEIMICALFESGENDKAEKLLREVIARGLL from the coding sequence ATGTCATCACTGTTTTTGAGATTAACAAGGTTTCCTTCAAAACCCTTTTTTCCCTTTACTTTAAGGTTATTCTCTCACTCTCACAATGTTAATGATGCTATTTACTCATTCAATCGAATGCTACAAATGCGTAATACTCCTTCCATTATTGAATTTACCAAGATTTTAGGTTCTCTTGTTAAAACTAAGAACAATTACTCAACTGTTATTTCCCTTTCTCACCAAATGGAATTCCATGGAATTAGGTCTGACATTTTCACTATCACCATTTTGATCAATTGTTATTGTCACATTGGTCAAATGACTTATGCATTTTCTCTATTGGGAAAGATTCTTAAGACGGGTTATCAGCCGAATATCGTAACCTTGAATACCCTTATCAATGGTCTTTGTCTTAATAATGAGATTCAGAAAGCATTGTACTTTCATGATGATCTTATCGCTAAGGGTTTTCAGCTCAACCATGTTAGTTACGGGACATTGATCAATGGCTTGTGTAAAATGGGACATACAACACCTGCCCTCCAACTGTTGAGACGGCTCGAAAAAGGATCAGTCAAGCCTGATTTGGTAATTTACACTACAATCATTGATAGCATGTGCAAAGATAAGCTTGTAGATGATGCTTGTCAATTATTTTCTGAAATGGTTATCAAGGGTATTTCGCCTACTGTTGTCACTTATAGTGCTCTAATCTATGGTTTTTGTATTgtgaataaattaaaagaagcaATTGTTTTGTTGAACGAAATGGTATCGAAAAACATCAACCCAGATGTTTATACCTTTAATATATTGATCGATGCGTTTTGTAAGgagggaaagatgaaagaaGCTAAAAGTGTGTTAGCTATGATGATGAAACAAGGCATCAAACCTGATGTAGCTACTTATAGTACTTTAATGGATGGGTTCTGCCTTCGTAATGAAGTGAGCAAGGCCAAATATATATTCAACACTATGGTCCAAAGGGGAATGATGCCCAATGTTAAGAGCTACAGTATTATGATCAATGGGTTCTGTAAGAGTAAAACGTTGGATGAAGCCATCAATCTCTTTGAAGAAATGCATTTCAAAAATATCTTTCCCAATAAGGTAACTTACAACACTCTTATTGATGGCTTGTGCAAATCAGGGAGAATTTCCTATGCTTGGGAGCTTGTTGATGAGATGAGTGACAGAGGTCAACAACCCGATGTAATCACCTACAATTCCTTCTTGCACACTTTGTGCAAAAATCATGAACTTGACAAGGCAATTGCATTAGTCAAGAAAATTAACGACCAAGGTATCATGCCAGATTTGTACACGTACAGTATCCTAATTGATGGACTTTGCAAAGGTGGGAGGCTTAATGATGCACTAAAGGTTTTTAATGATCTTTTGGCTAAAGGATACAATCTAAATGTGGTAATTTACAACACTATGATTTGTGGACTTTGTAACGAGGGCTTGTTTGATGAAGCATTAGATTTGTTGTCAAAAATGGAAGATAAGGGTTGCTTTCCCGATGCTGTCACTTTTGAAATAATGATTTGTGCACTCTTTGAAAGCGGTGAGAATGATAAAGCAGAGAAACTTCTACGTGAAGTGATTGCTAGAGGTCTACTTTAA